The following proteins come from a genomic window of Chryseobacterium glaciei:
- a CDS encoding winged helix-turn-helix transcriptional regulator, whose translation MYTVDNKPYPCCTSVTMRFIGGKWKAVILFYLIDGAKRYNELRKLIPTITERTLSLQLKQLEEDNIIDRKVFTEKPPLMVEYSLTDFGKTLLPVLNEITKWGQDAVEISKKITKN comes from the coding sequence ATGTACACAGTAGATAACAAGCCATATCCTTGCTGCACCAGCGTCACAATGAGGTTTATAGGCGGAAAATGGAAAGCGGTAATTTTGTTTTATTTAATTGATGGAGCAAAAAGATATAACGAATTAAGAAAATTAATCCCGACAATAACGGAAAGAACGTTAAGCCTTCAATTAAAACAATTAGAAGAAGATAATATCATCGACAGAAAAGTTTTCACAGAAAAGCCACCTTTGATGGTAGAATATTCATTAACGGATTTTGGAAAAACATTGCTTCCTGTTCTGAATGAAATTACAAAATGGGGACAGGATGCCGTAGAAATTTCAAAAAAAATAACCAAGAATTAA